In one window of Frigoriglobus tundricola DNA:
- a CDS encoding ABC transporter permease, whose translation MRWSIVRLIAAREVRDQLRDRRTLFLILGLPILMYPLFVGVGILFVTALKEKKLVVGVAGADRLPQPKPDLTPTPGLGGAAARAQLMRVYPPLLGENGQFAPRYAADAPDAAPLLARVLDTAEEPELRALLDARQVDAVVVVAPDAAAKLERGERPEVRVLGRDGEENSKLAVQRVTAVLHRWADDVKAVKFARKNLPPDFDRPVEIRDPQSEKTTEKKVADELRDMLVKVIPFLLVMWMLTGSIYPAIDMTAGEKERGTMETLLISPAERTEIVAGKFFATAFFGFGTAMWNVLLMVVAVAIAPLLAPTLGYGLVSLPGLIACVLAAVPLAMLFAATALSLGIFARSTKEGNYYMVPLFFVVLPLSYWSMTPGIELDGFTRWVPLANALLFQQRLMSVRQDAFPWQHVPAVFGTLALCVTVALWAAVQQFHRENVLFRETQGAGRKWSLFGKKSS comes from the coding sequence ATGCGCTGGTCTATCGTCCGGTTGATCGCCGCGCGCGAGGTGCGCGACCAGTTGCGGGACCGCCGCACGCTGTTCCTCATCCTCGGCCTGCCGATCCTCATGTACCCGCTGTTCGTCGGGGTCGGCATCCTGTTCGTCACCGCGCTGAAGGAGAAGAAGCTGGTGGTCGGCGTGGCCGGCGCGGACCGGCTGCCGCAGCCGAAGCCGGACCTCACGCCCACGCCCGGGCTCGGCGGCGCCGCCGCGCGCGCGCAGCTCATGCGCGTGTACCCGCCGCTGCTCGGCGAGAACGGGCAGTTCGCGCCGCGCTACGCCGCCGACGCCCCGGACGCCGCCCCGCTCCTCGCCCGGGTGCTCGACACCGCCGAGGAACCGGAACTGCGGGCGCTCCTGGACGCGCGGCAGGTGGACGCCGTCGTGGTGGTGGCCCCGGACGCGGCGGCGAAACTGGAGCGCGGCGAGCGGCCGGAGGTGCGCGTGCTGGGCCGCGACGGCGAGGAGAACTCGAAGCTCGCCGTGCAGCGCGTCACCGCCGTGCTGCACCGCTGGGCGGACGACGTGAAGGCCGTGAAGTTCGCGCGCAAGAACCTGCCCCCCGACTTCGACCGGCCCGTCGAGATCCGCGACCCGCAGTCCGAAAAGACCACCGAGAAGAAGGTCGCGGACGAGCTGCGCGACATGCTGGTGAAGGTGATCCCGTTCCTGCTGGTGATGTGGATGCTCACCGGCTCCATCTACCCGGCCATCGACATGACGGCCGGGGAGAAGGAGCGCGGCACGATGGAGACGCTGCTCATCAGCCCGGCCGAGCGGACCGAGATCGTGGCCGGGAAGTTCTTCGCCACCGCGTTCTTCGGGTTCGGTACGGCCATGTGGAACGTGCTGCTCATGGTGGTCGCGGTGGCGATCGCCCCGCTCCTCGCCCCGACGCTGGGGTACGGCCTGGTGTCCCTCCCGGGGCTGATCGCGTGCGTGCTGGCGGCGGTGCCGCTGGCGATGCTGTTCGCCGCCACGGCGCTGTCGCTGGGCATCTTCGCCCGCAGCACCAAGGAGGGGAACTACTACATGGTGCCGCTGTTCTTCGTGGTGCTGCCGCTGTCGTACTGGAGCATGACGCCCGGCATCGAGCTGGACGGGTTCACGCGCTGGGTGCCGCTGGCGAACGCGCTGCTGTTCCAGCAGCGGCTCATGTCGGTGCGGCAGGACGCGTTCCCGTGGCAGCACGTGCCCGCCGTGTTCGGCACCCTCGCGCTGTGTGTGACGGTCGCGCTCTGGGCCGCGGTCCAACAGTTCCACCGCGAGAACGTACTGTTCCGCGAGACACAAGGGGCCGGGCGGAAGTGGTCGCTGTTCGGCAAGAAGTCGTCGTGA
- a CDS encoding GntR family transcriptional regulator yields the protein MTTTNGSPKYVDVAETLELQIREGKWEGGRMPSVRGIAEQHSVSVVTASRAIQILRDKGLIQTVQRSGCYRVAPPSADRWALVLRITPGPWQKATLGMSRLGFESLARREPMHLEPDAVPLALGMSEADVRAGVRAARANGVGGVFFLPSRYSDEEMRLDERFLAACRAESVPVVIMERNLRGTNRDLEYDLVAGDDLDGAARATRHLLDLGRRRVAVVVGSPTSSHNDRVAGYLHALHTAAQDASGRAAELKPVVLYQSHDLPTRDSYVRLADQVRKLRLDGVVCYQDYTAMGLIIELLARGTKVPDDVAVTGFDDLPIGNLFTIGITTYTYPSEGMAEQAVRLMRERMKDPARPPLKVVVPGRLIVRESSAGAAAPRTANGG from the coding sequence ATGACCACCACAAACGGCTCGCCCAAGTACGTCGATGTGGCCGAAACCTTGGAATTGCAGATCCGCGAAGGGAAATGGGAAGGGGGCAGGATGCCCAGCGTCCGCGGGATCGCTGAGCAACACAGCGTCAGCGTCGTCACCGCCTCGCGCGCGATCCAGATCCTGCGGGACAAGGGGCTGATCCAGACCGTCCAGCGGTCCGGGTGCTACCGCGTCGCGCCGCCCTCGGCCGACCGCTGGGCACTGGTGCTGCGCATCACCCCGGGCCCGTGGCAGAAGGCCACCCTCGGCATGTCGCGGCTCGGGTTCGAGTCGCTCGCCCGCCGCGAGCCGATGCACCTGGAGCCGGACGCCGTCCCGCTCGCCCTGGGCATGTCGGAGGCGGACGTGCGCGCGGGCGTTCGGGCGGCGCGGGCGAACGGCGTCGGCGGCGTGTTCTTCCTGCCGTCGCGGTACAGCGACGAGGAGATGCGGCTGGACGAGCGGTTCCTGGCCGCGTGCCGGGCCGAGTCGGTCCCGGTGGTCATCATGGAGCGGAACCTGCGCGGGACCAACCGCGACCTGGAGTACGACCTCGTCGCGGGGGACGACCTCGACGGGGCCGCCCGCGCCACCCGCCACCTGCTCGACCTCGGCCGCAGGCGGGTGGCCGTCGTCGTCGGCTCGCCGACCAGCAGCCACAACGACCGCGTGGCCGGCTACCTGCACGCCCTGCACACCGCGGCGCAGGACGCGAGCGGCCGGGCGGCCGAACTGAAACCGGTCGTGCTGTACCAGAGCCACGACCTGCCCACCCGCGACTCCTACGTCCGGCTGGCCGATCAGGTGCGCAAGTTGCGCCTGGACGGCGTCGTGTGCTACCAGGACTACACGGCGATGGGCCTGATCATCGAGCTGCTCGCCCGCGGCACGAAGGTGCCCGACGACGTGGCCGTGACCGGGTTCGACGACCTGCCCATCGGCAACCTGTTCACCATCGGCATCACCACGTACACCTACCCGTCCGAAGGAATGGCCGAACAGGCGGTGCGGCTCATGCGCGAGCGCATGAAGGACCCCGCGCGCCCGCCGCTCAAAGTGGTCGTGCCGGGCCGGCTGATCGTTCGCGAGAGTTCGGCCGGCGCCGCCGCCCCCCGCACCGCCAACGGAGGCTGA
- a CDS encoding TIGR03364 family FAD-dependent oxidoreductase: MTTEAQRVDVAVVGAGIVGLAFAWEAARRGRSVVLFDRTAKPQGASVRNFGMIWPIGQPPGADYRRAIKSRARWLELGAEAGVWAAECGSLHAAYRADEDAVLREFAAAAPALGVACEYLPAADAARRFPAVRPDGLLGALYSPTELAVNPPAAVARLPHFLAESLGVRLRLGVTVAGIEMPRVRTAGGETWHADRVFVCSGTEFETLFPDAFAASGIRRCKLQMMRTGPQPGGWRLGPHLAGGLTLCHYKSFEVCDTLPAVKARVAAEMADYVKYGIHVMASQTDRGEVIIGDSHEYDGDIELFDKPEIDALVLSYLRTMLRLPDWQIAARWHGVYAKHPTKGFVTTEPQPGCVIAVAPGGAGMTLSFGIAEEWWGANE; the protein is encoded by the coding sequence GTGACGACCGAAGCGCAGCGTGTGGACGTGGCGGTGGTCGGTGCCGGCATCGTCGGCCTGGCGTTCGCGTGGGAGGCGGCCCGCCGCGGGCGCTCCGTCGTTCTCTTCGACCGGACCGCCAAGCCGCAGGGCGCGTCGGTCCGCAACTTCGGCATGATCTGGCCCATCGGCCAGCCGCCGGGGGCGGACTACCGCCGCGCGATCAAGAGCCGGGCGCGCTGGCTGGAACTCGGGGCCGAGGCCGGCGTGTGGGCCGCGGAGTGCGGGTCGCTCCACGCCGCCTACCGGGCCGACGAGGACGCGGTCCTCCGCGAGTTCGCCGCCGCCGCCCCGGCCCTCGGCGTCGCGTGCGAGTACCTGCCCGCGGCGGACGCGGCCCGGCGGTTCCCCGCCGTCCGGCCCGACGGCCTCCTGGGCGCGCTGTACAGCCCGACCGAACTCGCCGTGAACCCGCCCGCCGCCGTCGCGCGGCTCCCGCACTTCCTCGCCGAATCGCTCGGGGTGCGGCTGCGGCTCGGGGTCACGGTCGCCGGTATCGAGATGCCGCGGGTGCGCACGGCCGGCGGCGAAACGTGGCACGCCGACCGCGTGTTCGTCTGCTCCGGCACCGAATTCGAGACGCTGTTCCCCGACGCGTTCGCGGCCAGCGGCATCCGGCGGTGCAAGCTCCAGATGATGCGGACCGGCCCGCAGCCGGGCGGCTGGCGGCTCGGCCCGCACCTCGCCGGCGGCCTGACGCTGTGCCACTACAAATCGTTCGAGGTGTGCGACACACTCCCCGCGGTCAAAGCCCGCGTGGCGGCCGAAATGGCGGATTACGTCAAGTACGGCATCCACGTCATGGCGTCCCAGACCGACCGCGGCGAGGTGATCATCGGCGACTCGCACGAGTACGACGGGGACATCGAGCTGTTCGACAAGCCGGAGATCGACGCCCTCGTCCTGAGTTACCTGCGGACCATGCTGCGCCTGCCGGACTGGCAGATCGCGGCCCGCTGGCACGGGGTGTACGCGAAGCACCCGACGAAGGGGTTCGTGACGACCGAGCCGCAGCCGGGGTGCGTGATCGCCGTGGCGCCCGGCGGCGCCGGGATGACGCTGTCCTTCGGCATCGCGGAAGAGTGGTGGGGGGCGAACGAATGA
- a CDS encoding phosphonate degradation HD-domain oxygenase produces MTPGDVLARAGRLFAERGGAEYHGEAVTQLEHALQCAALAERDGRPAAWVVAALLHDVGHLLHGHGEAHLADGIDDDHEELGARFLARAFGPAVTEPIRMHVPAKRYLCAARAGYREGLSPASVRSLELQGGPMTAAEAAAFEAHPHFAAAVQLREYDDRAKVVGLATPPFDHFLTYLERCLRADRSA; encoded by the coding sequence ATGACGCCGGGTGACGTACTGGCCCGCGCCGGCCGCCTGTTCGCCGAGCGCGGCGGCGCCGAGTACCACGGCGAGGCCGTGACTCAGCTCGAACACGCGCTCCAGTGCGCCGCCCTGGCCGAACGGGACGGGCGCCCGGCCGCGTGGGTCGTGGCGGCGCTGCTGCACGACGTCGGGCACCTGCTGCACGGCCACGGTGAGGCGCACCTCGCCGACGGCATCGACGACGACCACGAAGAACTCGGCGCCCGGTTCCTGGCGCGGGCGTTCGGGCCGGCGGTGACCGAGCCCATCCGGATGCACGTGCCCGCGAAGCGGTACCTGTGCGCCGCGCGGGCCGGGTACCGGGAGGGGCTGTCGCCGGCGTCGGTGCGCAGCCTCGAACTCCAGGGCGGCCCGATGACCGCCGCCGAGGCCGCCGCGTTCGAGGCGCACCCGCACTTCGCCGCGGCCGTGCAGCTCCGCGAGTACGACGACCGCGCGAAGGTGGTCGGCCTCGCCACCCCGCCGTTCGACCACTTCCTCACTTATTTGGAGCGGTGCCTCCGTGCCGACCGATCCGCTTGA
- the phnX gene encoding phosphonoacetaldehyde hydrolase, giving the protein MPTDPLEIRLAVLDWAGTVIDFGCVAPAGAFVATFAARGVAVTLPEARGPMGLHKKDHLRAMLRTESVGAKWRAATGREWAEADVVELYRDVTPRQVGAAQTYSALVPGATEVVAALRRAGVKIAGTTGYFHEAAAVVAAAAKSQGYAPDFNICADDVPAGRPAPWMVFRCMEALGVYPPAAVLKVGDTVIDIEDGRNAGCWSVGVVDTSNEMGLTEAEFAALPDPEKAVRRRLITDRYLAAGAHGVIGTLTELPGLVRSLNARLASGARPG; this is encoded by the coding sequence GTGCCGACCGATCCGCTTGAGATCCGGCTCGCCGTCCTCGACTGGGCCGGCACCGTCATCGACTTCGGGTGCGTGGCGCCGGCCGGGGCGTTCGTCGCCACGTTCGCCGCGCGCGGGGTGGCGGTGACGCTCCCCGAGGCCCGCGGGCCGATGGGGCTCCACAAGAAGGACCACCTCCGCGCGATGCTGCGGACCGAGAGCGTGGGCGCGAAGTGGCGGGCCGCGACCGGGCGCGAGTGGGCCGAAGCGGACGTGGTCGAGCTCTACCGGGACGTCACCCCGCGGCAGGTCGGGGCGGCGCAGACGTACAGCGCGCTCGTCCCCGGCGCGACCGAGGTGGTGGCGGCGTTGCGCCGAGCGGGAGTGAAGATCGCCGGGACGACGGGTTACTTCCACGAGGCCGCCGCTGTGGTCGCCGCCGCCGCGAAGAGCCAGGGCTACGCACCCGACTTCAACATCTGCGCCGACGACGTGCCCGCCGGGCGCCCGGCCCCGTGGATGGTCTTCCGGTGCATGGAGGCGCTGGGCGTGTACCCGCCGGCCGCGGTGCTGAAGGTGGGCGACACCGTGATCGACATCGAGGACGGCCGCAACGCGGGCTGCTGGAGCGTCGGCGTGGTCGATACGAGCAACGAAATGGGCCTGACCGAAGCCGAGTTCGCCGCGCTGCCGGACCCGGAAAAGGCCGTCCGGCGCCGGCTCATTACCGACCGGTATCTGGCGGCCGGCGCACACGGCGTCATCGGCACGTTGACCGAACTGCCCGGACTCGTGCGCTCGCTCAACGCCCGCCTGGCCAGCGGCGCGCGCCCCGGGTGA
- a CDS encoding sulfite exporter TauE/SafE family protein yields MPTEFWTYAFLCGSAFLAGAMNSVAGGGTLLTFPALTALVSPAVANGTSTFALLPGSVAGALGYRKELHESRRFVLRMLAPSIAGGFLGAWLVGKNQDAFARLVPWLILLAAALFVVQAPLSRWVKRRAAVEGVQPEHHEPNWQTQALVIGFQFLVAVYGGYFGAGIGILMLSALGFMGVGDIHRMNAVKTCLAAAINAASVVVFVRDELVHWGYVLPMLGAAVLGGYAGARVARRLPASYVRYAVIAIGFGLAAFYFLKTYAQA; encoded by the coding sequence ATGCCAACCGAATTCTGGACCTATGCGTTTCTCTGTGGCTCCGCGTTCCTCGCCGGGGCGATGAACTCCGTGGCGGGCGGCGGCACGCTCCTCACGTTCCCGGCGCTCACGGCGCTCGTCTCCCCGGCGGTGGCGAACGGCACCAGCACCTTCGCACTGTTGCCGGGATCGGTCGCGGGCGCGCTGGGGTACCGGAAGGAACTGCACGAGAGCCGGCGGTTCGTTCTGCGCATGCTGGCGCCGAGTATCGCGGGCGGGTTCCTCGGCGCCTGGCTCGTCGGCAAGAACCAGGACGCGTTCGCGCGGCTCGTGCCGTGGCTCATCCTCCTGGCCGCGGCGCTGTTCGTGGTCCAGGCGCCGCTCTCGAGGTGGGTGAAGCGGCGCGCGGCGGTTGAGGGGGTGCAACCGGAGCATCACGAGCCGAACTGGCAGACGCAGGCGCTGGTGATCGGCTTTCAGTTTCTTGTGGCGGTGTACGGCGGGTACTTCGGCGCGGGCATCGGGATCCTGATGCTCAGCGCGCTCGGCTTCATGGGCGTGGGCGACATCCACCGCATGAACGCGGTGAAGACGTGCCTGGCGGCGGCGATCAACGCCGCGAGCGTGGTCGTGTTCGTGCGCGACGAGCTGGTGCACTGGGGCTACGTGCTGCCGATGCTCGGGGCCGCGGTCCTCGGCGGCTACGCCGGGGCGCGGGTCGCGCGCCGGCTGCCCGCGAGCTACGTGCGCTACGCCGTGATCGCGATCGGCTTCGGCCTGGCCGCGTTCTACTTCCTCAAGACGTACGCACAGGCGTGA
- a CDS encoding heavy metal translocating P-type ATPase — protein sequence MSTCAHCNGPITGGGHAGRRGAVYCCFGCLERGELACETGGCSTSGTDNGRLGGTGVRLGIGVLVVGQSMIFGLALNLHDDVPPAARELTQWCIFAGTVLVMLLLGGPLVRTAWTELRRGRLTIEALFLLTMGGALAASLQAHLTGRGKIYFEVVSVLLVVYTLGKLIGARSRAVALAVSRAWGDRLGRCRLVDVTGDTRTVPVADVRRGDLVSVHPGELIAVDGVVRDGVGFVSEAVVSGEPFAVVRRPGDRVLAGSASCDAAFRITATADGTDRQVDRLLAAVEAARESPLSLQARADQLGQWFLPLVVATALSTFAYWTLLTAAGWEAGLFNAMSVLLVACPCVIGLATPVVIWSALGRLAERGVIVRSGDLIERLAAVDRVMFDKTGTLTEDRFALVDIETTGAGADRATLLGWLSLVQAESPHPIAKPFADLPRPFAPGSEPRVTALTAVPGCGVLAELTEASGARQEIKIGTREFVPGIPNGGLTPPAPGARVVYVAVDGELAAVATVAERLRDSSSEALARFDALGLPVEVLTGDAIGRAERSGCRRRVAACCRTTSGPRWKRRRPPGRSRCTWGTGSTTRRPSRRRTGRGAGERHRPRGDRGRGHAVPRRPPRAPLGGRVEPRRGAGRAPEPAPRGVLQPGGHGARCQRRAAPGCGGGADGRVEPDASSFVHAGRRQSRATNHPGERGA from the coding sequence ATGTCCACCTGCGCACACTGCAACGGGCCGATTACCGGGGGCGGGCACGCCGGCCGCCGCGGCGCGGTGTACTGCTGTTTCGGGTGCCTCGAACGGGGTGAACTGGCGTGCGAGACGGGCGGGTGTTCCACGTCGGGCACCGATAACGGGAGGCTCGGTGGGACCGGCGTGCGGCTCGGCATCGGGGTCCTCGTCGTCGGTCAGTCGATGATTTTCGGGCTCGCGCTCAACCTGCACGACGACGTTCCGCCCGCGGCCCGCGAGCTGACGCAGTGGTGCATCTTCGCGGGCACCGTGCTCGTCATGCTGCTGCTCGGCGGCCCGCTCGTCCGGACCGCGTGGACCGAACTCCGCCGCGGCCGGCTCACGATCGAGGCGCTGTTCCTCCTCACCATGGGCGGCGCGCTCGCGGCGTCGCTGCAAGCGCACCTCACCGGCCGCGGGAAGATCTACTTCGAGGTCGTGTCGGTCCTGCTCGTCGTTTACACGCTCGGCAAGCTGATCGGCGCCCGCTCCCGCGCTGTGGCGCTGGCCGTGTCGCGCGCGTGGGGCGACCGGCTCGGCCGGTGCCGGCTCGTGGACGTGACCGGGGACACGCGCACGGTGCCGGTGGCCGACGTGCGCCGGGGTGATCTGGTGTCCGTCCACCCGGGCGAGCTGATCGCGGTGGACGGCGTGGTCCGCGACGGCGTCGGGTTCGTCTCCGAGGCCGTCGTCAGCGGCGAACCGTTTGCGGTGGTGCGCCGACCGGGGGACCGCGTCCTGGCCGGGTCCGCGAGTTGCGACGCGGCGTTTCGGATCACCGCCACCGCGGACGGCACCGACCGCCAGGTGGACCGGCTCCTGGCCGCCGTGGAGGCGGCGCGCGAGTCGCCGCTCTCGCTGCAAGCCCGCGCCGATCAACTCGGCCAGTGGTTCCTCCCGCTCGTCGTGGCCACCGCGCTGAGCACGTTCGCGTACTGGACGCTCCTCACGGCCGCGGGGTGGGAGGCCGGGTTGTTCAACGCCATGTCGGTGCTGCTGGTCGCGTGCCCGTGCGTGATCGGGCTCGCGACGCCGGTCGTGATCTGGTCGGCGCTCGGGCGCCTCGCGGAGCGCGGGGTGATCGTCCGCTCGGGCGATCTGATCGAGCGCCTGGCGGCGGTGGACCGCGTGATGTTCGACAAGACCGGCACGCTCACCGAAGACCGCTTCGCGCTCGTGGACATCGAGACGACCGGCGCCGGGGCCGATCGCGCCACGCTCCTCGGCTGGCTCTCGCTGGTACAAGCGGAGAGCCCCCACCCGATCGCGAAGCCGTTCGCGGACCTGCCGCGGCCGTTCGCGCCGGGCTCCGAACCCCGTGTGACGGCTCTCACCGCGGTGCCCGGTTGCGGTGTGCTGGCCGAACTGACGGAGGCGAGCGGGGCGCGGCAGGAGATCAAAATCGGCACGCGCGAATTCGTTCCCGGTATTCCGAACGGGGGGCTTACGCCCCCCGCGCCCGGCGCGCGCGTCGTGTACGTCGCCGTCGATGGCGAACTCGCGGCGGTGGCGACGGTCGCGGAGCGCCTGCGCGATTCCTCTTCCGAGGCGCTGGCCCGATTCGACGCCCTCGGCCTTCCGGTGGAGGTGCTGACGGGCGACGCCATCGGCCGGGCCGAGCGCTCGGGCTGCCGTCGGCGCGTGGCGGCCTGCTGCCGGACGACAAGCGGGCCGCGGTGGAAGCGGCGAAGGCCGCCGGGGCGAAGCCGCTGTACGTGGGGGACGGGATCAACGACGCGTCGGCCCTCGCGGCGGCGCACGGGGCGTGGCGCTGGCGAGCGGCACCGACCTCGCGGTGACCGCGGCCGCGGTCACGCTGTACCACGGCGACCTCCGCGTGCTCCCCTGGGCGGTCGAGTTGAGCCGCGACGCGGTGCGGGCCGTGCGCCGGAACCTGCGCCGCGCGGTGTGTTACAACCTGGTGGGCATGGCGCTCGCTGCCAGCGGCGTGCTGCACCCGGTTGTGGCGGCGGTGCTGATGGTCGTGTCGAGCCTGACGCTAGTTCTTTCGTCCACGCGGGTCGGCGACAGTCGCGCGCAACGAACCACCCCGGCGAGCGGGGGGCGTAA
- a CDS encoding c-type cytochrome, giving the protein MSEPNRDAAPGVESVTDMHRALMTQMNDPVMLTAAGDDTTGDERGDEPGAGGSDSVQGMHQMLMREHAEPRDGFEPVPFWVAVVCGGLLAWGGYYIGANSADFRRDVYDRADLKDVPPPAGPVVEPNPRTVDDLKRIGEQKYQTICASCHGPEGKGQPAQNIPPLDGSEWVAGDQASAARLSRILLYGLNGPIPVKGRTYNGAVMPQQGNVLKDHEIAGVLTYVRNSWGNKADPENAKPTITADEVKAARTKEGARKPNGTQPVNHDELLKLPLTYSDTGTSAAAPKK; this is encoded by the coding sequence ATGAGTGAGCCGAACCGCGACGCGGCGCCCGGGGTGGAGTCCGTGACGGACATGCACCGCGCGCTCATGACCCAGATGAACGACCCGGTGATGCTCACCGCCGCGGGAGACGACACCACCGGCGACGAGCGGGGCGACGAGCCCGGCGCGGGCGGGTCGGACTCGGTGCAGGGCATGCACCAGATGCTCATGCGCGAGCACGCCGAGCCGCGGGACGGGTTCGAGCCGGTGCCGTTCTGGGTGGCGGTGGTGTGCGGCGGGCTGCTCGCCTGGGGCGGCTACTACATCGGCGCCAACTCCGCCGACTTCCGCCGCGACGTGTACGACCGCGCCGACCTGAAGGACGTGCCCCCGCCGGCCGGGCCGGTGGTCGAACCGAACCCGCGCACCGTGGACGACCTCAAGCGGATCGGCGAGCAGAAGTACCAGACCATCTGCGCCTCGTGCCACGGGCCGGAGGGCAAGGGGCAGCCGGCGCAGAACATCCCGCCGCTGGACGGCTCCGAGTGGGTGGCCGGCGACCAGGCGTCCGCGGCGCGGCTGAGCCGCATCCTGCTGTACGGCCTGAACGGGCCGATCCCGGTCAAGGGCCGCACGTACAACGGTGCGGTGATGCCCCAGCAGGGCAACGTGCTGAAGGACCACGAGATCGCGGGCGTGCTGACGTACGTGCGCAACAGTTGGGGCAACAAGGCCGACCCGGAGAACGCCAAGCCGACGATCACGGCCGACGAGGTGAAGGCGGCCCGCACGAAGGAAGGCGCCCGCAAGCCGAACGGCACCCAGCCCGTGAACCACGACGAGCTGCTCAAACTGCCGCTGACCTATTCGGACACCGGCACCTCCGCCGCCGCGCCGAAGAAGTAG